In one Roseburia intestinalis L1-82 genomic region, the following are encoded:
- a CDS encoding PrgI family protein, whose translation MVIEINKDIDRYQESVAMGLTAKQLVFSIASVIVGGGIVLLLYRYIGLTGSAYVAIPCVAPIALGGFYSFNGMNFYEYMGKKLHFMFGNKALTYVSTEGEPIIKAFEMEQNGQVKKKGKKTQSEITTSESAVKKQEEFEEMKKKTRNMMFGLAAVFVLAVAGVAAYKAMH comes from the coding sequence ATGGTTATTGAAATAAACAAAGACATTGACCGTTATCAGGAATCGGTGGCAATGGGACTTACAGCAAAACAGCTTGTATTTTCTATTGCCAGTGTGATAGTCGGTGGCGGTATCGTATTACTTCTTTATAGATATATTGGTCTTACGGGTTCTGCTTATGTGGCGATTCCGTGTGTAGCTCCGATAGCACTTGGAGGATTTTATTCTTTTAATGGAATGAATTTCTACGAGTATATGGGAAAGAAACTGCATTTTATGTTTGGAAATAAGGCTCTTACCTATGTATCTACTGAGGGAGAGCCGATTATCAAGGCTTTTGAAATGGAGCAGAACGGACAGGTAAAGAAGAAAGGTAAAAAAACTCAATCAGAGATTACAACATCTGAGTCAGCAGTAAAGAAACAGGAGGAATTTGAAGAAATGAAGAAAAAGACAAGAAACATGATGTTTGGACTGGCAGCCGTGTTTGTGCTGGCGGTAGCGGGTGTGGCTGCTTATAAAGCAATGCACTAA
- a CDS encoding plasmid mobilization protein, whose product MADKIHCIRKTLRLMPQEAEMLAKKAGESGMCEADYLRLLISQKPNDYPEVRELLKELINEVNRIGININQIVFNNNAGLYSKEDKTQLVAYMRKLNKKVNEAVVQIGNQ is encoded by the coding sequence ATGGCAGATAAAATCCACTGTATCAGGAAAACGCTCCGTCTTATGCCGCAGGAGGCAGAAATGCTTGCAAAAAAGGCAGGGGAGAGCGGAATGTGTGAAGCAGATTATTTAAGACTGCTCATCAGCCAGAAACCGAATGATTACCCGGAAGTCAGGGAACTCTTAAAAGAGCTTATCAATGAAGTGAACCGTATTGGAATCAATATCAATCAGATCGTATTCAATAACAATGCAGGACTTTATTCCAAAGAGGATAAAACACAGCTTGTTGCCTATATGCGTAAACTGAACAAGAAAGTAAATGAGGCGGTGGTGCAGATTGGCAATCAGTAA
- a CDS encoding TnpV protein, which produces MSPVVFLENLVGIYKRLRAKGEYHMLEAMTYKEVDGLLYPELTMPDETEDLTKLGRYGRMAMKYLLENEPARYKTLMRFGKMYEKMSAVEEEANQLYDQLEEQYLMKHKPQNPSSTMEMWKIREQAKMQAEEVVLHQIVMKFH; this is translated from the coding sequence ATGTCTCCTGTAGTGTTCTTAGAGAATTTAGTAGGAATTTACAAACGATTGAGAGCGAAAGGAGAATATCATATGTTAGAAGCAATGACTTACAAGGAAGTGGACGGACTGCTGTATCCGGAGCTGACAATGCCGGACGAGACAGAGGATTTAACGAAGCTGGGCAGATACGGGAGAATGGCAATGAAGTATCTTCTGGAGAACGAACCGGCAAGGTACAAGACACTGATGAGATTCGGGAAGATGTACGAGAAGATGTCGGCAGTAGAGGAGGAAGCAAACCAGCTTTACGACCAGTTGGAGGAACAGTATCTAATGAAGCACAAGCCACAGAATCCATCATCGACAATGGAGATGTGGAAGATAAGAGAGCAGGCGAAGATGCAGGCAGAGGAAGTAGTGCTCCACCAGATCGTGATGAAGTTTCATTAG
- a CDS encoding IS3 family transposase (programmed frameshift) — MTEQKQRRKPRKYTDEFKQQLVELYRSGKRRCDICREYDIATSLFDKWVKQASNSGSFHEKDNRTPEQEELIRLRKENQQLRMENDILKPSGADLRTKVNVIKANAHKYSVSAMCRVLQVNRSTYYYEAAKKDESELTADIQEIFRKSRNHYGTRKIKKELADCGKQVSRRRIGRIMKQEGLVSSYTTAQFKPQKDRCNESKVENVLNRQFQNQPYRNVVVSDLTYVRVGNRWNYICVLIDLFNREIIGYSAGEHKTAELVKQAFMKVDGNLSEIHIFHTDRGNEFKNETIEELLETFHMERSLSHKGCPYDNAVAEATFKIIKTEFVWNETFHTQEELKIKLWDYVNWYNHHRIHSSLGYQTPVQYRKNNLKKFV, encoded by the exons ATGACCGAACAAAAACAACGACGAAAACCTCGCAAATATACAGACGAATTTAAACAGCAACTGGTGGAACTATATCGTTCCGGCAAACGCAGATGTGATATCTGCCGTGAATATGACATTGCTACGTCCCTGTTTGACAAGTGGGTAAAGCAGGCATCCAATTCCGGTTCTTTCCATGAAAAAGATAACCGGACTCCGGAGCAGGAAGAACTGATCCGGCTTCGGAAAGAAAACCAGCAGTTAAGAATGGAAAATGATATTTTAAAAC CAAGCGGCGCTGATCTTAGGACGAAAGTAAATGTGATCAAAGCAAATGCCCACAAATACTCTGTATCAGCAATGTGCCGCGTCCTACAGGTAAACAGAAGCACCTATTATTATGAAGCAGCAAAAAAAGATGAATCAGAACTCACTGCAGACATTCAGGAAATTTTTAGAAAAAGCCGGAACCATTATGGTACACGAAAGATCAAGAAAGAACTGGCTGATTGCGGGAAACAGGTATCAAGACGCAGGATTGGACGGATTATGAAACAGGAAGGTCTGGTATCAAGCTATACTACAGCACAGTTTAAACCGCAAAAAGACAGATGTAATGAATCAAAAGTAGAGAATGTGTTGAACCGACAATTTCAAAACCAGCCATACCGCAATGTAGTGGTAAGTGATTTGACCTACGTAAGGGTAGGAAACCGCTGGAATTATATTTGTGTACTGATTGATCTTTTTAACAGGGAGATTATTGGATACAGTGCAGGAGAACATAAAACAGCAGAACTTGTAAAACAGGCATTTATGAAAGTAGACGGAAATCTGTCGGAAATCCATATTTTCCACACAGACCGTGGAAATGAATTTAAAAACGAGACAATTGAAGAACTGTTAGAAACGTTCCATATGGAACGCTCCCTGAGCCATAAGGGATGTCCTTATGACAATGCAGTGGCAGAAGCTACGTTCAAGATTATAAAAACAGAATTTGTATGGAATGAAACATTCCATACGCAGGAAGAACTGAAGATAAAACTATGGGATTATGTAAACTGGTATAATCATCACCGCATACATTCTTCCTTAGGGTATCAAACGCCTGTACAATATCGGAAAAATAACCTAAAAAAATTTGTCTGA
- a CDS encoding PcfB family protein has protein sequence MAEEIQEAVQIIRVAYDGIEIAMKVGSGGIAAMQKAIDFLKGMLDYEKSLGKTSMRKLLLKGGDLQVLQFKTEDMRKVERMAKKYGILYSVLPDCNKTDGMSEVIFHTEAVPRVNMMIQKLKFGRIATFDDYLKNGDEKSLGKLMDFLRKQQGNEKSHTVEGDKVNSAIDGLIEKVGMFAMEKQAISVEQVKENFSINGEQAENVIKQLETIGVLGGRSEDGTHKVMMDKEAFTNRIRGYQSLADRMRAISASKNTNLSDVTISKKLIAEENDHAVKTRVPGTWGKDVRYVWLHKENVMDIHNGKTMLTFLDTSKDYKLYDEQNRVVTTKKGDELYTHYDKVESSVRERYEKVQKEQKKTTKKKTVTTRKER, from the coding sequence ATGGCAGAGGAAATTCAGGAAGCGGTACAGATTATCCGTGTCGCATATGACGGGATAGAGATTGCTATGAAAGTAGGCAGTGGCGGTATTGCCGCCATGCAGAAGGCAATCGACTTTTTAAAGGGGATGCTTGATTATGAAAAGTCGTTGGGAAAAACATCTATGAGAAAGCTGCTCTTAAAGGGCGGGGATTTGCAGGTATTGCAGTTTAAAACGGAAGATATGAGAAAGGTTGAGAGAATGGCAAAGAAATACGGAATCCTGTATTCGGTTCTTCCAGACTGTAACAAGACAGACGGTATGAGTGAGGTCATCTTTCATACAGAGGCAGTTCCCCGTGTGAATATGATGATACAGAAGCTGAAATTTGGCAGGATTGCCACCTTTGATGACTATCTGAAGAATGGAGATGAAAAGTCCCTCGGCAAGCTGATGGATTTTTTGAGAAAACAGCAGGGAAACGAGAAAAGCCACACGGTAGAAGGGGATAAGGTAAATTCTGCCATAGACGGACTCATTGAAAAAGTGGGAATGTTTGCTATGGAAAAACAGGCTATCAGTGTGGAGCAGGTCAAGGAGAATTTCAGCATCAATGGGGAGCAGGCAGAAAATGTAATAAAACAGCTTGAGACAATCGGGGTGCTTGGCGGCAGGAGTGAGGATGGTACACACAAGGTAATGATGGATAAGGAGGCTTTCACTAACCGGATCAGAGGGTATCAGAGCCTTGCGGACAGAATGAGGGCAATATCTGCCTCAAAAAATACGAACCTGTCAGATGTTACGATCAGTAAGAAACTTATTGCAGAAGAAAACGACCATGCAGTAAAGACCAGAGTTCCGGGAACATGGGGAAAAGATGTCAGATATGTGTGGCTGCATAAGGAGAACGTTATGGATATCCATAATGGAAAGACAATGCTCACATTCCTTGATACCAGCAAGGATTACAAACTCTATGATGAGCAGAACCGTGTGGTAACTACGAAAAAGGGAGACGAACTTTATACGCATTATGATAAGGTAGAATCATCTGTCAGGGAGCGATATGAAAAGGTTCAGAAAGAACAGAAAAAGACCACAAAGAAGAAAACGGTTACTACCAGAAAAGAGAGGTAG
- a CDS encoding VirD4-like conjugal transfer protein, CD1115 family: MQTTKKKPSLIFILVGAVLSGYLGYLINGAWTEGIAFNDFMNRFNEVCAVPFANYYNSNTVNAVAIALCIYAMAIIMYYTSQRNYMPGKEYGTARFENPKQVNKILADKDENFNRILSQNVKMSLDFRRLKLNGNILICGGSGAGKTFYEVKPNLMQMPHNCSFICTDPKGEILRSCGQMLKDNGYNVKVINLLEMDKSDCYNPFSYIREETDVVKLITNLISNTTPKGSTPSDPFWEKAEGLFLQAIFYYVWLEVQPAKRNFETVLKLLGEAEVKEPGKASKLDVRMKFLEESSPLGANHPAVKQYNKCMRGAGDTVRSIIISANSRLAFLENKQVLRLLSKDELNLSDIGIGVNGDGETKTALFCVIPDSDKSYNFIIGMLYTQIFQELYYQADFNCGGRLPIHVTFMLDEFANVALPDDFCSLLSTMRSREISSIIIIQNFAQLKALFKDTWETIPGNCDTFIYLGGNEQSTHKYVSELLGKGTIDKKSSGETKGRQGSSSRNYDVLGRELFTPDEVRKLDNKKCIIFIRGFDPIMDNKYIPFRHPMFNQTADGKGKAYVHKTQGADRIIGPPFEILSEKAIKHYEKMKDKGENVYIDTLTYEQFMLLGDKELSRRFSMQDEAEQKAKIDREQANEFEYADESQKAENSDSTNGGEKPVRNPEREKPKWEDTITNRMMHWSYTAEQKEEVKKALAAGVPKATILTYFYPEVTVEKMSSYRKEQ; the protein is encoded by the coding sequence ATGCAGACAACGAAGAAAAAACCGTCACTGATATTTATTTTAGTGGGTGCAGTGTTATCCGGGTATCTTGGTTATCTGATAAATGGTGCATGGACAGAAGGGATTGCCTTTAATGACTTTATGAACAGGTTCAATGAAGTGTGTGCAGTTCCTTTTGCCAATTATTACAATTCAAATACAGTAAACGCAGTAGCCATTGCATTATGTATCTATGCAATGGCTATTATTATGTATTACACCAGCCAGAGAAACTATATGCCCGGCAAAGAATATGGTACAGCAAGATTTGAAAATCCGAAGCAGGTCAATAAGATACTGGCGGATAAAGATGAGAATTTCAACCGGATACTCAGTCAGAATGTGAAGATGTCGCTGGATTTCCGAAGGCTGAAGCTCAACGGAAATATACTTATCTGCGGCGGTTCCGGAGCAGGAAAGACATTTTATGAAGTAAAACCGAATCTTATGCAGATGCCGCATAACTGTTCTTTTATCTGCACCGATCCAAAGGGAGAGATATTAAGAAGCTGTGGGCAGATGTTAAAGGATAACGGGTACAATGTAAAAGTTATCAATCTTTTGGAGATGGATAAATCAGACTGTTACAATCCATTTTCCTATATCAGAGAGGAAACTGATGTGGTGAAGCTGATTACCAATCTTATCAGTAATACCACACCAAAAGGCTCAACACCGAGTGATCCGTTCTGGGAGAAAGCGGAAGGCTTGTTTTTACAGGCAATTTTCTATTATGTGTGGCTGGAGGTGCAGCCTGCAAAGCGAAACTTTGAGACAGTTTTGAAGCTGCTTGGAGAAGCAGAGGTCAAGGAACCGGGAAAGGCTTCAAAGCTGGATGTCCGTATGAAGTTTTTAGAGGAGAGTTCGCCGCTTGGAGCAAACCATCCGGCAGTCAAACAGTATAACAAATGTATGAGGGGTGCCGGAGATACTGTCCGTTCCATTATCATCAGTGCAAACTCAAGACTTGCATTTCTTGAAAATAAGCAGGTTTTACGCCTGCTCTCCAAAGATGAACTGAACCTGTCTGATATCGGCATTGGAGTCAATGGAGATGGGGAGACAAAGACAGCACTGTTCTGTGTAATCCCGGATAGTGATAAATCCTATAACTTTATTATCGGTATGCTGTACACACAGATATTTCAGGAATTGTACTATCAGGCAGACTTTAACTGCGGTGGCAGACTGCCAATTCACGTCACCTTTATGTTAGACGAATTTGCGAATGTCGCATTGCCTGATGACTTCTGTTCGTTGTTATCGACAATGCGAAGCCGGGAGATTTCAAGTATTATCATCATTCAGAATTTCGCCCAGCTAAAGGCACTTTTCAAAGATACTTGGGAAACAATCCCCGGCAACTGCGATACCTTCATATATCTTGGAGGCAATGAGCAGAGTACACACAAGTATGTCTCGGAGCTTTTGGGTAAAGGCACGATTGATAAAAAATCAAGCGGAGAGACAAAGGGCAGACAGGGAAGCTCATCAAGGAATTATGATGTTTTAGGCAGGGAACTGTTTACACCCGATGAGGTCAGAAAGCTGGATAATAAGAAATGTATTATTTTTATCCGTGGTTTTGATCCGATAATGGACAATAAGTATATTCCATTCCGACACCCGATGTTTAATCAGACAGCGGACGGAAAGGGAAAAGCCTATGTCCATAAGACACAGGGAGCTGATCGTATCATTGGACCGCCATTTGAGATTTTGTCGGAAAAAGCCATTAAGCATTATGAAAAAATGAAGGATAAGGGCGAAAATGTGTATATTGATACACTGACCTATGAGCAGTTTATGCTGCTTGGGGATAAGGAATTAAGCAGGAGATTTTCAATGCAGGATGAGGCAGAGCAGAAGGCGAAAATCGACAGGGAGCAGGCAAATGAGTTTGAATATGCCGATGAGTCGCAGAAAGCGGAGAACTCCGACAGTACCAATGGAGGAGAGAAGCCTGTAAGAAATCCTGAAAGGGAGAAGCCGAAGTGGGAGGATACAATCACAAACCGAATGATGCACTGGTCATATACAGCGGAGCAGAAGGAGGAAGTGAAGAAAGCACTTGCGGCAGGTGTTCCAAAAGCAACGATACTTACTTATTTTTATCCGGAAGTGACGGTGGAGAAGATGAGTTCGTACCGGAAGGAGCAGTAA
- a CDS encoding DpnD/PcfM family protein — protein MEKEFDIEIKEVLSRVETVKAESLDDAINKAMDMYYSEQIVLDAEDMKGVDFSPYSEEQLPSSLKENGGKTR, from the coding sequence ATGGAAAAAGAATTTGATATTGAGATAAAAGAAGTTCTCTCAAGGGTAGAGACAGTAAAGGCAGAGTCACTTGACGATGCCATAAACAAGGCAATGGATATGTATTATTCAGAACAGATAGTCCTTGATGCGGAGGATATGAAGGGAGTTGATTTTTCGCCATACAGCGAAGAACAGCTCCCTTCTTCATTAAAGGAAAATGGAGGAAAGACACGATGA
- a CDS encoding type II toxin-antitoxin system RelE/ParE family toxin: MSYQVHITSTAEHDIMRAADYIEFTLKNPDAADNLLDAATEQISSLADLPQKFCLVDDPVLASWGIRFVIINNYLAFYTIDEEKQTVIIVRFLYQKSNWTSILRQGFSLI, translated from the coding sequence ATGAGCTATCAGGTTCATATCACTTCCACCGCAGAACACGATATTATGCGTGCTGCGGATTACATCGAATTTACCCTCAAAAATCCTGATGCCGCAGATAATCTGTTAGATGCTGCGACTGAGCAGATAAGCTCACTAGCCGACCTGCCACAGAAGTTCTGTCTGGTAGATGATCCGGTACTGGCAAGCTGGGGCATTCGTTTTGTGATAATCAATAATTACCTTGCCTTTTATACGATTGATGAAGAAAAGCAGACTGTAATCATAGTCCGATTTCTCTATCAGAAAAGTAACTGGACTTCCATTCTTCGACAGGGATTTTCCCTCATTTAA
- a CDS encoding C40 family peptidase — protein MVIHTKKKAKIHMHEPKKAKIKGSNIYTVQRGPKIASAKINDTGKKKSYRKSTIHQAEKKEKEPSKFKRNIRESNTSIKTKNTNLHIAGRTGALATGAVTEQVEGGQEVSQAAYLAYEASRPVTGTASRGASLFRKKAAAEAKRRIKKVETGKKLAKKMGKKAASDTAKKVAGDTTKTAAKETAKETAKETAKNTAKETAKTTAKAATTAAGTAVAPGAGTAVGMAAGYATGVSIEAKDVKAANRSRKIKFFLDKMKEQENQTDSVVKLVKDLIVKKAVLWIKAAAPIIGLVLLLLVLLVVIVAVPVIAVIAILYNSPFALFLPPLESGDTVQTVTSAYVSEFNRDVNTKVNEHTGYDFGELVYVDYEGMDENPSNYYDIMAVYMVKYGVGDTATIMNDISKGWLQTVVNDMCSYTTSSGTKDVEETDADGNVTTVTKSVLYVNVTLKSYRDMISVYGFNSDQVEMLEQIMSPEFMGQLGYAGSGSGGGGGSPGVSSMTEDEINAILSGITDSRQKAVCSYALHRVGYPYSQELRDSGNYYDCSSLAYYSWKDAGVNISYGGATTAAAEAQGLDEAGKTVSYDEMQPGDLIFYSFTNNGRYKNISHVAVYVGNGKVVEALNERVGVVYRDVASVGKIVVIGRP, from the coding sequence ATGGTCATTCACACTAAGAAAAAAGCTAAGATTCATATGCATGAACCGAAGAAAGCTAAAATTAAGGGCAGTAACATTTACACTGTACAGCGTGGTCCGAAAATTGCCAGTGCAAAGATAAATGATACAGGTAAAAAGAAGTCTTATCGTAAGAGTACCATTCATCAGGCAGAGAAGAAAGAAAAGGAACCTTCAAAATTTAAGAGAAATATACGGGAGTCCAATACTTCTATCAAGACGAAGAATACCAATCTTCATATAGCAGGAAGAACGGGAGCACTTGCGACTGGAGCAGTTACAGAGCAGGTGGAAGGCGGGCAGGAAGTGTCACAGGCAGCTTATCTTGCATATGAAGCAAGCCGTCCGGTTACGGGAACTGCTTCAAGGGGAGCGTCACTTTTCAGAAAGAAAGCGGCAGCCGAAGCAAAGAGGCGTATCAAGAAGGTAGAAACAGGAAAGAAGCTGGCAAAAAAGATGGGAAAGAAAGCTGCCAGTGATACGGCAAAAAAGGTTGCCGGTGACACGACAAAGACAGCAGCGAAAGAAACTGCGAAAGAAACTGCGAAAGAAACTGCCAAGAACACTGCAAAAGAAACTGCCAAAACTACGGCAAAAGCGGCAACCACAGCGGCAGGTACAGCGGTTGCACCGGGAGCAGGTACAGCAGTCGGCATGGCGGCAGGCTATGCCACGGGTGTATCTATTGAGGCGAAGGATGTGAAAGCAGCGAACCGTAGCAGAAAGATTAAATTTTTTCTGGATAAGATGAAAGAACAGGAAAATCAGACGGACAGTGTTGTAAAACTGGTAAAAGATCTGATTGTAAAAAAGGCAGTTCTCTGGATAAAGGCGGCAGCTCCGATTATCGGACTTGTACTTTTGCTGTTGGTTCTTTTAGTGGTAATCGTTGCAGTTCCGGTTATTGCTGTGATAGCGATTCTTTATAATTCACCATTTGCCTTATTTTTACCGCCGCTGGAGTCAGGAGATACAGTGCAGACAGTTACAAGTGCTTATGTGTCTGAATTTAACCGTGATGTGAATACCAAAGTGAATGAACATACCGGATATGACTTTGGCGAACTGGTGTATGTAGATTATGAGGGAATGGATGAAAATCCAAGTAACTACTACGACATTATGGCGGTCTACATGGTCAAGTATGGTGTAGGCGATACTGCAACAATTATGAATGATATATCAAAGGGGTGGTTGCAGACTGTAGTAAATGATATGTGTTCTTATACTACAAGTAGTGGAACAAAAGATGTGGAGGAAACAGACGCAGATGGCAATGTAACAACTGTTACGAAGTCGGTACTGTATGTAAATGTTACGCTCAAATCATACAGAGATATGATTTCCGTTTATGGATTTAATTCTGATCAGGTAGAAATGCTTGAGCAGATCATGAGTCCTGAGTTTATGGGACAGCTTGGATATGCTGGAAGTGGAAGCGGTGGAGGCGGTGGAAGCCCCGGAGTAAGTTCCATGACAGAGGATGAAATAAATGCAATCCTCAGTGGTATTACAGATAGCAGGCAGAAAGCAGTCTGCTCTTATGCCCTTCACAGAGTGGGTTATCCTTACAGTCAGGAACTAAGAGATAGTGGCAATTATTATGATTGCAGTTCACTTGCGTATTATTCATGGAAGGATGCAGGTGTGAATATCAGTTATGGAGGAGCAACTACAGCAGCGGCAGAAGCACAGGGACTTGATGAAGCAGGAAAGACCGTATCTTATGATGAAATGCAGCCTGGTGATCTTATCTTTTACAGTTTCACAAACAACGGAAGATATAAGAATATCAGCCATGTGGCAGTATATGTCGGCAATGGCAAGGTGGTAGAAGCCCTGAATGAAAGAGTTGGCGTAGTTTACCGTGATGTGGCAAGTGTCGGAAAGATTGTAGTAATTGGCAGACCATAG
- a CDS encoding type II toxin-antitoxin system prevent-host-death family antitoxin, producing MPAIKSSADLRNNYNEISTFCHNYPEPVFITKNGKGDLAVMSIEAYEELTSRFELYSQIKEGMDDIVTGNTRPFSEAMADIRSRRSR from the coding sequence ATGCCAGCAATCAAATCAAGTGCTGATTTAAGGAATAATTACAATGAAATTTCTACATTTTGTCATAATTATCCTGAACCAGTTTTCATCACGAAGAATGGAAAAGGCGACCTTGCCGTTATGAGCATTGAAGCCTACGAAGAACTGACCAGCCGCTTTGAACTTTACAGCCAGATCAAGGAAGGAATGGACGATATTGTCACAGGCAACACCAGACCATTTTCCGAAGCTATGGCTGATATCAGGAGCCGCCGCAGTCGATGA
- a CDS encoding relaxase/mobilization nuclease domain-containing protein, which yields MKDCGGHFHGKHLKRALDYVMNPDKTQDGRLVGAINCQVDTAFEQMKETKRNFGKIDKRQGYHIILSFKENEVNPDTAFEITQKFVEEYLGKSYEAVFVVHDNTAHVHSHIVFNSVSFVDGKKYRYEKGDWAKYIQPITNRLCQEYGLSIIDVDDEKKERQHESYKEWSEYREGNFVWSDMIKRDLDACILQAKDYEEFLELLSEKGYQIKQGKHLAIKPQGMTRFRRCKSLGDMYCEEAIRDRIVKEDIAFYKSKQDIPKVSIVKCRVKRYRRAGLSGLQKKHYAKLYRVGKLKKRPYSQVWKYREDIRKMHKLQEQYLFLARHNIHSAEELVGTIASLTDKKKETSAEKSRIYKARERSMELFTAADEMENLKPAEQSYRLGDIFFEDEHRKWVALEQELQAQGYSLEEVQALRRHYKEEYSEVCAREKVVCRELNTGKAILNSMIPDSISDGRKTEYNREIIRDRKEQPVR from the coding sequence ATGAAAGATTGTGGCGGGCATTTTCACGGAAAACATTTAAAGCGGGCACTTGATTATGTGATGAACCCGGACAAAACACAGGATGGCAGACTGGTGGGTGCAATAAACTGTCAGGTCGATACCGCATTTGAGCAGATGAAGGAAACCAAGCGTAATTTTGGAAAAATTGATAAGCGTCAGGGGTATCATATCATACTTTCCTTTAAGGAAAATGAGGTAAATCCGGATACGGCATTTGAAATTACACAGAAATTTGTGGAGGAATATCTTGGTAAGTCATACGAAGCGGTGTTTGTGGTACACGATAATACAGCCCATGTTCATTCCCATATCGTATTTAACAGCGTGAGTTTTGTGGACGGTAAAAAGTACCGTTACGAAAAAGGGGACTGGGCAAAGTATATCCAGCCTATCACGAACAGGCTGTGTCAGGAATATGGACTCTCCATTATTGATGTGGATGATGAGAAAAAGGAGAGGCAGCACGAAAGCTATAAGGAATGGAGTGAGTACAGGGAGGGTAATTTTGTATGGTCCGATATGATAAAAAGAGACTTGGATGCCTGTATTTTGCAGGCGAAGGACTATGAGGAATTTCTCGAACTGCTGTCTGAAAAGGGATATCAGATAAAGCAGGGAAAACATCTGGCAATCAAGCCACAGGGTATGACAAGGTTCAGAAGGTGCAAATCTCTTGGGGATATGTATTGTGAGGAAGCAATCCGGGACAGGATTGTAAAAGAGGATATTGCGTTTTATAAGAGTAAACAGGATATACCGAAAGTTTCCATTGTAAAGTGCAGAGTTAAAAGATACCGCAGGGCAGGCTTGTCAGGACTTCAGAAAAAGCATTATGCGAAGCTGTACCGGGTGGGAAAACTCAAAAAAAGACCATACAGTCAGGTATGGAAGTACAGGGAGGATATCCGTAAAATGCACAAGCTGCAGGAACAGTATTTGTTCCTTGCAAGGCATAATATCCATTCAGCAGAAGAACTTGTGGGGACGATAGCTTCTCTTACGGATAAGAAAAAAGAGACTTCGGCAGAAAAGAGCCGGATTTATAAAGCAAGGGAAAGGAGCATGGAACTTTTTACTGCGGCTGATGAGATGGAAAACTTAAAGCCAGCAGAGCAGTCATACAGGCTTGGAGATATCTTCTTTGAAGATGAGCATAGGAAGTGGGTGGCACTGGAGCAGGAATTACAGGCACAGGGATATTCGCTTGAGGAAGTGCAGGCTTTAAGAAGACATTACAAAGAGGAGTATTCAGAAGTGTGTGCGAGAGAAAAGGTTGTATGCAGGGAACTGAATACGGGTAAGGCAATATTAAACAGCATGATTCCAGACAGTATTTCAGATGGAAGAAAGACCGAATACAACAGAGAGATTATAAGAGACAGAAAAGAGCAGCCAGTAAGATAG
- a CDS encoding DUF4313 domain-containing protein, producing MDNEKKQVTYNSSFSGETQVTLDIQQYMNNKAMYIGLMCNEDGYDEPFGDVTVNLSVAAPNYCGYLNVNDMPDIEKFITENELGEFTGFTQRSGYCEYPLYLFNVDKLRELCPDGMDMYEANIGMARKPETKELAR from the coding sequence ATGGATAATGAAAAGAAACAGGTGACTTATAATTCCAGTTTTTCCGGGGAGACACAGGTAACACTCGATATTCAGCAGTATATGAATAACAAGGCAATGTATATCGGGCTTATGTGTAATGAAGATGGATACGATGAGCCGTTTGGTGATGTGACCGTAAATTTGTCTGTTGCTGCACCGAATTACTGCGGATATCTGAATGTGAATGATATGCCGGATATTGAGAAATTCATCACAGAAAATGAGCTTGGGGAGTTTACAGGATTTACACAGAGGAGTGGTTATTGTGAATATCCTCTTTATCTGTTCAATGTCGATAAGCTGAGAGAACTGTGTCCGGATGGAATGGATATGTATGAGGCAAATATCGGTATGGCAAGAAAGCCGGAGACAAAGGAGTTAGCAAGATAG